The Rhodopirellula islandica sequence TGATCGCCACGGCAACCGAAAGCTCAAAGAAGTTGGAGGCACCAATCATGCCCGCAGGCGCCGCGATGCTGTGTCGGCAGTGGAGTTTGTAGCAGACCCCATAGGCCAGGAAGAAAATCAGCACCGTTTGAATGATCAGCGGAACGGCGATCAGCAGGATGTGCAGTGGATTGTTGAGGATCACTTCCCCTTGGAATGAAAAGATCAGCACCAATGTCAGCAGCAAACCCGCAATGGTGATGTTGTTGAATTTCGGCAGGAAAGCGTTTTGGAAGTACTCCTCGCCTTTGGATCGAATCACCAAATGACGAGTCAGGACTCCGCCCGCCAATGGGACCACGACAAACAGAACCACCGAGATGATCAGCGTCATCCAGGGAATCGTGATCCCACCGATGCCCAGCAAGAATGCCACGATGGGGGTGAAGGCAACCAAGATGATCAAGTCATTCGTTGCGACTTGAACGACGGTGTAAGCGGCGTTGCCGCGAGTCAAGTGACTCCAGACAAAAACCATCGCCGTGCACGGCGCGGAACCCAACAGGACGGCACCGGCCAGATAGTCTTTGGCCAGTTCGGGTGAGATCCAGGGCTTGAACACCACGTAGAAGAAAAATGCCGCAATCCCGAACATCGTGAACGGCTTGATCAGCCAGTTGACGATCCAAGTGACAAACAAACCTTTCGGGTTCTTGCCCACATTCTTGATGCTGGCGAAGTCGACCTTCATCATCATCGGGTAGATCATCAACCAGATCAGGAAGGCGATCGGAATCGAAACGTTGGCGTATTCAAACTTGGCGAGGAACTCGGGGATCGCCGGCAGAAACTTCCCGATCAGCACCCCGATCACCATGCACAGAGCGACCCAGTAGGTCAGGTTCTTTTCAAAGAAGCTGATCGCAGTCTTTTCAGCCTTGGTCATGTCGTTTGTCCTTCCGATTTCATGAGCTGGGAGCATTCGTCCCACGTTGGTTCGGTTTAACTTCTTTGCGTCCGCGTCAAGGCGAAGCTTTTTTCGTGTTTCGTTTGGGGCGGCATCCCTCAAATGCCTTCGCGAGGGTGCGAAAGGAGTCGGTGAGGTGCTTGTAACGCACGGCATAGAAAACCGTGCGGCCTTCTTTGGTGGCGGTGAGGACGCCGGCTTTTTCCAGTGCACTCAAGTGGCGTGAAACCACGGACAAGTCCACCACGCAGCATTCCGCGAGTTCGGTGACCGAGCATGGCCTTCCGCACTTGGCCAAACACGAAAGCAGTTTCAACCGCGTCGGTTCACCAAGCGCTTTGAACAGTTCCGCGTCGAGCGAGTCATCGATCGGCCCGCAGCACTGAGAGGCTTCTTGTGGATTCATGATCAACCATTTGCATGCATGTTTGCGTCAGTGTGCAAGCATTGCGGATTGCAAAATGGGTGTCAAGGTGAGTCTTCCCTCTGGGCGGGCCTCGCAAAGCAGCCGATGATGCAAGGAATCAGGACAGGGAATGCGAAATGACTGTCGGGCTGGGTTCATGGAACGGACATTGCCATGCTGAATTCAATCGAGAACATGAATGAGATCGAGAACGCAGATGGAATTGGAGCGGAAGCCAGCCCTGCCACTGGGCGAGTTTGTCACCTTGATGGCGTTGATGATGGCCTTGGTCGCCCTGGCGATCGATGCGATGTTGCCAGCCCTGCCC is a genomic window containing:
- the arsB gene encoding ACR3 family arsenite efflux transporter — protein: MTKAEKTAISFFEKNLTYWVALCMVIGVLIGKFLPAIPEFLAKFEYANVSIPIAFLIWLMIYPMMMKVDFASIKNVGKNPKGLFVTWIVNWLIKPFTMFGIAAFFFYVVFKPWISPELAKDYLAGAVLLGSAPCTAMVFVWSHLTRGNAAYTVVQVATNDLIILVAFTPIVAFLLGIGGITIPWMTLIISVVLFVVVPLAGGVLTRHLVIRSKGEEYFQNAFLPKFNNITIAGLLLTLVLIFSFQGEVILNNPLHILLIAVPLIIQTVLIFFLAYGVCYKLHCRHSIAAPAGMIGASNFFELSVAVAITLFGASSPVVLATIVGVLVEVPVMLALVAYANRTSKSFAEFEMPSEGEAAPQLK
- a CDS encoding ArsR/SmtB family transcription factor translates to MNPQEASQCCGPIDDSLDAELFKALGEPTRLKLLSCLAKCGRPCSVTELAECCVVDLSVVSRHLSALEKAGVLTATKEGRTVFYAVRYKHLTDSFRTLAKAFEGCRPKRNTKKASP